The genomic region CTGGGCCGACAGAGTGGTTCAGAGATGGAAATCGATGAGGCGAAGACGTCTAGCAAGAACGGTgccaagaaagaagccaAGGAACCCATTCCTGAGATCGATATTTTCCTTGGTATTCTTGTCCAGGTCTACCTCTTTGATTCCAAGCAGTTCCAGCGCGGTGCCGACTTCTCTAGGTACCTTTCGGACAGAGTCCAATCCCTCAATCGCCGTACACTCGACTCTTTGTCTGCCAAGGTCTACTTCTACTACTCTATCTTTTGCGAGCACATTGCACCTCTTCCCCCTTCTCCCCAATCACCCGTCGTCGCTATCCGGCCAACTCTCCTCGCTGCTCTTCGAACCGCGGTGCTACGCAAAGATGTCGACACACAAGCCTCGGTTATCGTTCTACTGCTGCGAAACTACCTATCAACTTCGCACATCAATCAGGCTGATCTCTTGGTCTCGCATACCCAGTTTCCCGAGAACGCTGTCAATAACCAGGTAGCACGATTTCTCTACTACCTCGGTCGCATCCGAGCTATTCAACTGCGCTACACCGAGGCTCATGAGCATCTCACTGCTGCCACTCGAAAGGCTCCTTCTAGCAGCTGCGCCCTTGGTTTTGCTCAGACGGCCACCAAGCTGCTCTATGTTGTTGAGCTGTTGATGGGTGATATTCCTGACCGAGCTATGTTCCGACAGCCAACAATGGAGGTCGCTCTCCAGCCCTACTTCCTCCTGGTCAAGTCGGTCAGAGTTGGAAATCTTGAGGACTTTGAGACAGCCATTGCCGATCATGCCGATACCTTCCGACGAGATGGCACGTACAGCCTCATCCTCCGTTTACGACAGAACGTCATCAAGACCGGTATTCGCATGATGTCTCTGTCCTACTCTCGCATCTCTCTTCGTGACATCTGCATTCGCCTGCATCTTGGTAGCGAGGAGTCGGCTGAGTACATTGTTGCCAAGGCTATCCGCGACGGCGTGATTGAAGCTACCTTGGATCGCGAGAGGGGTTTCATGAAGAGCAAGGAGGTTGGTGACGTATATGCAACTCGTGAGCCGGGTGAGGCGTTCCACGACCGAATTCGAGCTTGTTTAGCTCTCCACGATGAGAGTGTAAAGGTTTGTTTCCCATCGACTTGTGAGACAGGATAAGAGACTAATTCGCACTAGGCTATGCGATTCCCTATGAATCAACATCgtcttgagctcaagaatgCCCAGGAGGCCCGCGAGCGTGAGCGTGAGATGGCCAAGGAGATCCAGGAAGGTGActtggacgaggatgatCTCGGCGGAGACTTTGATGGTATCTAAACTTTGTATATTGTCTCGGCTTGAGAGCGTTTGCAACCTATTGATCAATGCCCGTGGCTTCTCCTTGCCGACATTGCCAGGTGGCGTTAGCTGCAATTTCTTTTAATGACCCGCTTAGAGTGATGGTAGTGGGTAATCTGCTGGTATACGTCGATAGAAAGGGGAGGGGTTGAGGTGGTTTGAACGTCTCACCAAGACTTCAGTGTAGGTGTATTAAATGCCCGCACGGAGGGAATAAACTTGGAGGCATAGAATACTGTATCATCGCCGATGACATAGGAATTTGAACACCGTTTTCTTCAGGGTAGTATTCTAAACTCAATACATTGCTTCTTTTAGTGAATAGATGCGAAGTTCTTTCTAGATGGCGGCAAGAATACCTTATGCTAAACCATGTGATTAGTGTCTCTGGAATATAGTATGTCTTTGATTTATTATTTTCAACAAATGGGGAGCTGGCGCAACGGTAGCGCGTCAGATTCCAGCTATCAAGCACGGAGATTCCTGAAGGTTATCGGTTCAAATCCGGTGTTCCTCAAATTTTTGTCATTTAAGTATAATTCCCTCGgtattttttttaatctttttaaataactttctttttagctttatcaCTTAtgtcagattgggagaatgaaataattgcttatatttaggtaaaacctcagTAAGATaccagaagttaagggatttaaatatagaatttcccctcttctagaagaaagacaatatataaactttctaataattaaaagtcttatttataagaaaaactactataagtataaccaagaaggaaagcctagTACTTACcgaaaatatttaaaataataactaattagataattaggcttaaatttagtaataagtagattagctaatataaggccctaaaggtcaaattaaagaataaagatctataggcctatattaacctaatagcatttaataagcctacccttaaggtgGTTATACCTATAccccctaatatattagcagtagGATAGTAAAGCACTATAACTGCCAGAGCGGTaactactataaaagtattatctttattaatataagagatagctatatagaaagttaatccccctattattaaattaaatagaaactatattaaatataaaatatagacttaataaatactatatcttatagaaaaagattactaaacggttactataataaaagtgatatataagatatatctaaagaactataaggacttaaagagaaggatatctattatttaagattaagtattaaatacagtaaataaagggattataaaatactattttttagaaaataatattttagtaaaataggtttaatctctctataataagttctccttaatataaataaagtaaaagcaggaggcttattaagtatataaagaagtcttaataaaacctatatactatagatatataacctataaagaagtaagtaACTGACTTAAGTAATAGAagactttaattaataaagcctaaaatataggcctgcaagaggctaaagaggtaAATTAGTAGTttcctaatcttattatagctttaaggttaaccccactaaagttataagcaaatgcctatagtattacctaaataaattatatttagtctaataccctatctattagtatagtagcaatagatatttagctagtacTAACATTATAGCcagatatataaagagctaaagtaagttataaagcctttctagTTAAATAAGGGAAAGAGGCtaaaaaa from Fusarium fujikuroi IMI 58289 draft genome, chromosome FFUJ_chr04 harbors:
- a CDS encoding probable 26S proteasome regulatory subunit p58; protein product: MPSKKPSNNGKKPAGNNVQKNKDVEMTDSTKPKGKKSAKDGDEEMTVVVPPSKSKKSDKTAADAEGDVSMGEEEEEAKVDPVTQTIADIKSNFALIDRAVSLFDARFSLRALRSISIIRKRLTTDIIAQVISEAFPATASSSAIVEPLLSAIEREDVILGRQSGSEMEIDEAKTSSKNGAKKEAKEPIPEIDIFLGILVQVYLFDSKQFQRGADFSRYLSDRVQSLNRRTLDSLSAKVYFYYSIFCEHIAPLPPSPQSPVVAIRPTLLAALRTAVLRKDVDTQASVIVLLLRNYLSTSHINQADLLVSHTQFPENAVNNQVARFLYYLGRIRAIQLRYTEAHEHLTAATRKAPSSSCALGFAQTATKLLYVVELLMGDIPDRAMFRQPTMEVALQPYFLLVKSVRVGNLEDFETAIADHADTFRRDGTYSLILRLRQNVIKTGIRMMSLSYSRISLRDICIRLHLGSEESAEYIVAKAIRDGVIEATLDRERGFMKSKEVGDVYATREPGEAFHDRIRACLALHDESVKAMRFPMNQHRLELKNAQEAREREREMAKEIQEGDLDEDDLGGDFDGI